The Plasmodium sp. gorilla clade G2 genome assembly, chromosome: 5 DNA segment tttctatatcagAATCAATGAAAGGTGATGTTATCAATTATATTGAATTTTTATATGGCATAAGAAATTATACTACATATGAAGGAatttttatgtgtatatCAAACATAATTGCTGGCATAGGATTAAAATTTtcattgtattatataaatatatttaatgatataaaatcaaTAAATGGATATAATAAGAAACAATTTATAAGGGCAATACGATCATCCTTATGTGCATTCATATGTCTCACATTTTTTGTAATACTCATAACCATGTTTTTTTACCCTCTTGATAGATTCAACCATaaggtaaaaaataaaaatatatatatatatatatatataaataaaagagaaAAGAGGACATAAAATGTgggtgaaaaaaaaaattaaatgaaatacaaaaaaggaaatttctgttttctttcctttttattattatatatataaatatatatgtacatatttcattttgtagaaaatattaaatggaattaaaatgagaaaaatggGACAATGTGTTGAAGATCCATTAAACCCAggaaaaattttattaccCTTttgtaaattaaataataacactTTAATATCGAATTGagattatatacatatatatatatatatatatatatatatatatatatggaccatttaaaatatttatatatcaaaacttttttatacaaaaaaaaaaaaaaaaaaaaaaaaaaaaaaggccttattaattatatgtataaaatgtgtatataaaatatatataatattatatatatatatatattttttttttattcatgcTTTATCTggtttattaattataaatacaaggcgatgttttctttttcttctcatGAATAAACCTTTcaatattattcaaaatatattgaattgttaatattttttttgaataaacacattttatcttttcttttttttttttttttttttgttatatatttatgagaaagagtaaaaaaaatatatatatttatatatccatatGAATGCAattcttattatatgattgatgtttttataatgttGGTGTATATAActtatgaagaaaatataatattgtaaaaaagttctttttttatattatatatatatatatatatatatgtgtgatcatttatatttaaaaggacacccaaattaataaaaaataattatatatttatatatatatatattgttacgtgcaagatataaaaaaatgtaaacaattaaaagaaaaatatgaaatttataaaaagatctattgaataataaagtatattaactgattttatatttgtgtgGAAATTTCTTAAcgagaaaaagaagaaacagGAATTTctttcatacatatatatatatatatatatttatatatttatatatattaatttatttattattttatttttttttgtgtttgaAATATTTgctaatattttataatgtgCTTCCTTCTTTTCATTTGCCTATATTTAGCAAGAGGtatatattgtttaaaaACATTTAAGGGTTTATCGAGTGATAttaatagtatatatttaagaaataatGTGCATAAGAAAAAGAGAGTAATTGATTGTAATTTATGTATGTTGAAGAATAAATGGCGTTTATCTTTTTGGAAGAAAAGATATGATGAAAGGCCCATTGAAGAAAAGCTAGAAGTGATACCTGTTTTCTTGATAACAAATTATAATAGTTCaccatatatatttcaagaAAATGAGAAACAAGTGTGTTATATGTTTCTGTGTCCATATGATGCTGAAAATATGATTAatgatatgataaaatataatggtATGAAGTATAatggtaatataaaaattcataACATAACAATGAAGAAGGcatatgaattaataaaGGAATTTTTACAATTAGAAAAAATGGAAggaaataatgatgattcaaaaaaaaaacaaaatatttattggaAGCTTATATCATCAAAAAGACAATTACAGAATGctctatattatttatctttTACAAAGAAAAGCGAATTAATGTATCCTGTTTTTTATGcagaaaatttatatattcaaaaggatggaataaatattattcctttattttttgacCTTGAAGATTTAAAAGAAGCTATTGAACATCACAAGGATCAAACCTTATCAAAAGGAAATTACAAAATTAAGGTGCTCAATATGGTGGATTTAATATTTACGgtaagaattaaaaaaaaaaaaaaaaaaaaattaaataaataaataaataaatatatatatatatatatatatatatatatacatatatatttaatttttttttataggatGATCATAAAAAATTTGGATTTGTACCCAGTAGTAAAAGTGTGAAATATCTAGATAAGTTGAATATtggaacaaaaaaaacatacttttaaaatatatataaaaggaaatatattttatcgcttttaagaatatatataaataaataaatatatataatatatatattatatttatttattttaaatttttaatttttttgttataaaataatatattgatttcttttatatatgctTTAATAATCCTTCCATTTTGAATatctatttttatgtttttaatttttttaatttttttgtttcgttttgttttcttttttttttaacttaaATATAATggtataataaattaaataaattactataatattattgtaaaaaatgcatataaaaaaaatatacctatatattatacactTTTACAAACAagttaattatatatatatatatatatatttatatatatatttatatattatcattaataaatcattatttaatatattatttatttataataaaatcttTTGTgagtatatacatatatttatgcgTACTAccaataaaaaattataatatataatataatatattatttatatacatatatatatttttttattttaatatattattttttctctttatattttatataaaaaaaaatgttaatgataatatgaaataaaaaatacactaccaaaaaaagaaaaaaaaaatgatatccTTATATTTGCACACACacacaataaaaaaaaaaataattcttcgtattttttatgtttttaaaaattttagcgtttaatgataatacaaattgaaagaaaaagaaatatataagttgaaagaaaaaagaaataaattgaATGGAAAATacgaatatataaaatcttactactatatatatatatatatatatatatatatatatatatatatacaatattaattatattaatgatattaattttattagtttttttttttttttttttttttttttttattaatattttaatttttctccttttataaaaaaaacaaaatttttatataatttttacgattatatgtatttttttttttttttttttttttaaagatacGTATTTTTTAtcctcatatatatatatatatatatatttatttttttatttatttattttttataaacaagATATAGtgtataagaaaaaaaattataaactgaaaattaaaaattacataaggtaatttatatatatacatattatataaatatatacttatgtatatgtatatatttattttcttattttatttttcatatttttagtGTTAAGTCgttttgaaaatattaaaaaattactaACGTATTTACTGATTTATAATAtccatttttattcttttttgtttcaGCATCTTTGTTCAATATaaattaacaaataaatatataaatatattatatatatataatatatatatatatatatatatatatatatatatttccttatATACATACCATATCTTATCAACTCCCCTTAAAAATTGTATCTGTCGTGTGTTTTCttgtcctttttttttttttttttttttttatttttattttccttatgAATAGTTGAGGACAcaatgaataattataatggtagaaaaatattttcaaatttagaaaaaaaaccagatatgaatgatatgcttaaaataaagaaatcgAGAGCAGACAAGATATTTGCATTTGACCCATCAGgtgagaataataatattataacaaatgATAAGTATATGAATAATGTAAATAGGAATATAGATGTAGGAAATGAAAAGATGTACAGTTATAATATGaaggatataaataaaaaacatcttttaaaaaatgatacatataataataataatagtaatgattttaataataacgattttaataaacaaatatattatgataaacATAATGGTaatgaaaagaattatatgaaaataaaaaatatgaatgataataaaaataattatgtagataaaaattattttgatgaaaataatgtaataaaaGATAGATCAAAATTTAGAAGATTAGAGACATTCAACGAAAATGACAAGATTAACAATGCATGTGCATATAATGATgtgaatgataatataaataataatataaataataatacaaataataataataataataataataatccaaATAGTAATATGcaacaaaattataatgaatataaaatcacaaataataatgtagagGCTTATCCAAATAatgtaaaattaaattatgagtataataaaaaaaacaatgaaaattatgattcatatgataattatgagaaatataaaaattttaatcaAAGGAATGTAGGatacacaaaaaataatgaaccCAATAtgaattttaaatattctagAATTAATAGAATCAAGGGAAATTATATTTCTCCTACAGATTCAAGAGGTATTATGATATCTAAAAAAATGTCTTCAACATTTCATATGAGGGATAAAATGAATGCTCCTGTTGCTTAcgatttaaatgataatgaagataatatgaataatattaataatatgaacacactaaatagtaataataataataataatagtggtATTATTAAAGATGATACTAATAAATCTATCAACAACAATATAGCAAACGcggatttattaaaaaatgatagcGTTACTAAAGATAgtttaaataatgatgagtttttagaaaataatatggagAAACATGATATGGCacttaatacaaataatgaatttggaaaaaataaaaatatgaataaaaagaatatgatgatgaatcaaaataatttatatataccacATGATAAACAAATGGGAAGTgttgtaaaatatattgtagATGATAAGAATACTAATAtggatgaagaaaaaattagtTCTAATCATATGATGAAGTATCACAATTATGTTAATCACAATAAAGAAAGAgcaaatataacaaataataataatatgaacaataatatgaacaataatatgaacaataatataaataataataacaatgatGCAGATAATGAAGGTAAtagaaaaaaggaatatcACAATTTTTCGTTGAGTACTATTGATTCTACATATTCTAATCAGAACAATTTAGAGAAAAAATTCGGATCCAAATTTATAGATcctcatcatcataatatgAGAAAGGAAGCTGTGATGGATGCACCTTCTCAGAATAATATAGATTATatggatgaaaaaaaaaaattagttcatatagaaaaaatagaaaataaatataacatgaTGACAAATGATACTAATAATagtgatattaaaaataatgatacaaaaaaaataaaaaataataatattaataatattaataatagtagtataGCTGGTGGTGTTATGGgtatagataaaaataattgtaaCGTAGTACCTATGGAATATGCACACTTATCTGAATATGAATATGAAAATgcaataaaaaagaattataaacaatcttttaaaaatgatcATATGATTCATATGGATAAACATCgatatatagaaaaaggaGACGTAGGTGTAGTTATGtctaaaaattatgaatataataaaaaggaaggtaccaaaaaaattatgcCACAAGAATAtgttaatgatataaatgataatatacatatgacaAATAATATTCCTTATGGTATTAGAAAAGAAATTCTAATCaatgataacaataataacaataataataacaataataataataataataaattacaacaagataaaattatcataaataatatgatgagAGATAACAAAggtaatatgaaaaaaaatcttCCTCATTTTGGTAGCTCACCAAAATATGATGAAAGTCAATTAAGAAGACAaggaataaaaaatgtagataaaatggatatgaattataaaaataagaatactatgaattatgataataacgATATGAtggtaataaaatataataattcaaatgaaGAAGTACATGGAATGTATCAATTAGATGAGGcgtatgaaaataataatttatatgataatataaaaggtgATGTAAATATGGataaacaatatattatgagaaatgagaaaaatctatataataaaaaagtgaattttaaatttatgaaTGATAGGAATATGAAAAGAGCATGTCATGAGAATCTAATAAATCCTTTAAAAGAaggttataaaaataatgattattcGGCTTAtgcttataaaaattatcagTCAGAACTTTACTCTAATATGGATAATACTCCAGAGAGGCATGAAGCTTATGATGCTTATCGAGGTGATCTTTATTTAAATGCTCAATATTCTggtaaacaaaaataaataaaaaaaaaaaaaaaataaaaaaaaaaataaataaaggaatatgaacataaatatattttatcaataaaaagaaaaaaatattatatatatatatatatatatatgtgcaattaaatatttttgtgtttttttttttgtagataTGGAAAAGCATGAAGATATGAGAAACTATCAAAATGGCTACCCCTATGATACTCAAAAtggtaatattaaaattatatatatatatatatttatttatttatttatatatatttattttttatttttttttttatttttttctttatccttTTGATGCAGAAAAAGGAGCTCTGACGATTATACGACTTCCTGCAGAGAATAAGAAacaagtaaaaaaaaaaaaaaaaaaaagtgtagAAGATAGTAGAAAGTCATTAGTAGATATGTATAGTTCAGCTATTCCAATTAGTGATAATGTAGATCCTAATGTATTAAAGGCTTtatcaaaaaatgaaaatttagaTGAAAAAGTTTATGCATTAATACCTAAATCAGTAGtagaaataaatgaatttgATGAAATTACACATGTAACTTTAAAATCACCATCTCCACTTTTTGTTAATCAGAATATGAATGTAAAACAACATATTGTTAcaacaaattattataagcATGAGGACATTCCAAACATTGCTTCATGTGTAGTTCCATTATCTGATGAATCATTAAAGggtataagatatatatatatatatataaatgataatataaaattgaatGATACAtcatattgttatttataataacatgtcacaaaaaattatatacgtaaattacaatatatatatatatatatatatatatatatatatatatatatatgtataaatatacgttttaaatttttttcatttcagAATCTTTAGAAAAATCAAAAGAATCCTTAAGTGGCGGAGAAAACgacaaaaatgtaaatatatatttttatatactcaacaattatatatatgaaaatatataaatatgtatatatattattatatgtatgtatatatatatatatatttttttttttttttttgtagctCAAATCCATTATCAGGGGAAACTCTCTTAGAAATAAGAATGGCTCGTCGCTCAGTGTCAAATTTAGATTGTCAGacaatgaagaaaaaaacatgCAAACAGAAAAAGATGATTCTGTTGAAAAGAtgaaagaattaaataaaaaaatagagGAGCATATATTATCTGATGAATTGAAGAATTTAAAGATCGATAGAGATGTAACAGAAAGAAAAAGAGCATCCATATTTGATGATTCCAAAGCAAAACCaagaaatgaaaagaaaaatgaaacaaataataaaatagtgTTAGATTCAAATAAAGTAAAGAAAGCAACCGAAAttaaattaaagaaaattcAACAAGTTACAGGattattagaaaaatatgatataccTAATCCTTTTGAGAAATATTATAAGGATTCTATAGATTATTCTCAGTTAATGggtcaaaataataatgcaaAGCTTTTGAATTTAGCATTAAcggtaataatatataactgatataataatacattatttaatgaatatataagatatattcTTTGTTTAAATGTATTGAATAttacatatgaatataatttttttttttttttttttgaaggtgtcaaataattattacaaGTTCATTGTTAAAAGTTTGGAGAGAGCTGAAATTAAAGAAGTGTTTAATGAGAAGAGAAAGAAAATGATGT contains these protein-coding regions:
- a CDS encoding apicoplast TIC22 protein encodes the protein MCFLLFICLYLARGIYCLKTFKGLSSDINSIYLRNNVHKKKRVIDCNLCMLKNKWRLSFWKKRYDERPIEEKLEVIPVFLITNYNSSPYIFQENEKQVCYMFLCPYDAENMINDMIKYNGMKYNGNIKIHNITMKKAYELIKEFLQLEKMEGNNDDSKKKQNIYWKLISSKRQLQNALYYLSFTKKSELMYPVFYAENLYIQKDGINIIPLFFDLEDLKEAIEHHKDQTLSKGNYKIKVLNMVDLIFTVRIKKKKKKKLNK